The following coding sequences are from one Salvia hispanica cultivar TCC Black 2014 chromosome 3, UniMelb_Shisp_WGS_1.0, whole genome shotgun sequence window:
- the LOC125209968 gene encoding uncharacterized protein LOC125209968, which yields MIDTWDIYYAILSSRKHDSELFKEWKSKLDVDRLINDLKLILSKDRPPTYHLQGEDKEFRDQWHTAECHLKGFVLASVGNALERFDKPKRPLVNKPTWFEEKSSKIRAGIAVKHLRHDVFEEGQDVGVYALVMLGYFNKLHLSGGKVDPETQQIMILDGLPDSFNEVRNEILFSDKKFSFLELYNKLVIAQTKMKRRGGLSR from the coding sequence ATGATTGacacttgggatatttattaTGCCATACTTAGTTCGAGGAAGCATGACTCTGAATTGTTTAAGGAATGGAAAAGTAAACTTGATGTTGATCGTTTGATCAATGACTTGAAATTGATTCTCAGCAAGGATCGTCCGCCCACATACCATCTACAAGGAGAGGACAAGGAGTTTCGTGATCAGTGGCATACCGCGGAATGTCATCTCAAGGGCTTCGTTTTGGCCAGTGTTGGCAATGCCCTTGAGAGGTTTGACAAACCCAAAAGGCCGTTGGTCAACAAGCCCACGTGGTTTGAAGAAAAGTCCTCTAAGATAAGAGCTGGTATCGCTGTGAAGCATTTAAGGCATGATGTGTTTGAAGAGGGCCAAGACGTGGGGGTATATGCCCTAGTCATGCTTGGCTACTTCAATAAACTTCACTTGTCGGGGGGGAAAGTTGACCCAGAAACCCAACAGATAATGATCCTTGATGGGCTTCCAGATAGCTTTAATGAAGtcagaaatgaaattttgtttagcGACAAAAAGTTTTCGTTTTTGGAGCTTTATAATAAGCTTGTGATTGCTCAAACAAAGATGAAAAGAAGGGGTGGACTTTCGAGATGA